A genomic segment from Limosilactobacillus sp. encodes:
- a CDS encoding histidine phosphatase family protein, with protein MATTVYFVRHGETYFNRFARLQGWSDTPLTEKGEEDAAKIGRVLAPLEIDYLFSSDLKRAVDTARILIKQCPNTQISAPIQKECFRETFYGSFEGHSNEEGAIWASYLGGQRFRRIGDLVAEFGVAKTRDLLREADPAHLAEGSQQLDARVKEIVAFLQGLPDQSTVVVASHGSIIQYIASVYGAPEERFGSLSNGAFMEMQVSAAGARVLAYNQKSL; from the coding sequence ATGGCAACTACGGTTTACTTTGTCAGGCACGGCGAAACATACTTCAACCGCTTTGCTCGTCTCCAGGGCTGGTCGGATACCCCGCTGACCGAGAAGGGCGAGGAGGACGCCGCCAAGATCGGCCGGGTCCTCGCCCCGCTCGAGATTGACTACCTCTTTTCCAGCGACCTGAAGCGGGCGGTGGATACGGCCCGGATCCTGATCAAGCAATGTCCAAATACTCAGATCAGCGCGCCAATACAAAAGGAGTGCTTCCGCGAGACCTTCTACGGCTCGTTCGAGGGTCACAGTAACGAGGAGGGGGCCATCTGGGCCAGCTACCTCGGCGGGCAGCGCTTCCGGCGGATTGGTGACCTGGTAGCTGAATTCGGCGTCGCCAAGACCCGTGACCTGCTGCGGGAGGCGGACCCGGCCCATCTGGCGGAAGGAAGTCAGCAGCTCGATGCCCGGGTCAAGGAGATCGTGGCCTTTCTCCAGGGTCTTCCCGACCAGAGCACCGTGGTGGTGGCCAGTCACGGGTCGATCATCCAATACATCGCCAGCGTTTACGGTGCTCCGGAAGAACGCTTCGGCAGCCTGAGCAACGGCGCCTTCATGGAAATGCAGGTGAGCGCGGCCGGTGCCCGGGTCCTGGCCTACAACCAAAAGTCACTGTGA
- the fba gene encoding class II fructose-1,6-bisphosphate aldolase yields MAYFDNGNEIFKDARQNHYAVGAYNINNLEWTRAILRAAAETNTPVLVQVSMGAAKYMGGYKFVRDMVADQMDAMDIQVPVILHLDHGDFEAAMECIDLGFSSVMFDGHKLPLAENIARTQEVIQAAHSRGISVEAEIGKIGENQDNASGELAEVKDAITFAEMGVDKLACGIGNIHGIYPKDWPGLNFDRLREIAAAIDIPLVLHGGSGIPRDQVQKAISMGIAKVNINTEFQLAFQEATRRYIEEQRDLDKAAKGYDPRKLLLPGTEAITAKMKEMIAWLGTPSLVTA; encoded by the coding sequence ATGGCATACTTTGATAACGGAAACGAAATTTTTAAGGACGCACGGCAGAATCACTACGCGGTCGGTGCGTACAACATCAACAACCTGGAATGGACCCGGGCCATCCTGCGGGCCGCCGCCGAGACCAACACGCCGGTCCTGGTGCAGGTCTCAATGGGGGCGGCCAAGTACATGGGCGGCTACAAGTTCGTCCGTGACATGGTGGCCGACCAGATGGACGCCATGGACATCCAGGTGCCGGTGATCCTCCACCTCGACCACGGGGACTTTGAAGCGGCGATGGAGTGCATCGACCTGGGCTTCTCCTCCGTAATGTTCGACGGACACAAGCTGCCGCTGGCGGAAAATATCGCCCGGACGCAGGAAGTAATTCAGGCGGCTCACAGTCGCGGGATCTCGGTTGAGGCGGAGATCGGCAAGATCGGTGAAAACCAGGACAACGCTAGTGGCGAGCTGGCAGAGGTCAAGGACGCGATCACCTTTGCCGAGATGGGCGTCGACAAGCTGGCCTGCGGGATTGGCAACATCCACGGGATCTACCCGAAGGACTGGCCCGGACTGAACTTCGACCGCCTGCGTGAGATTGCGGCGGCCATCGATATTCCGCTCGTCCTCCACGGCGGGTCGGGAATCCCGCGGGACCAGGTCCAAAAGGCAATTTCGATGGGGATCGCCAAGGTGAACATCAACACCGAATTCCAGCTGGCCTTCCAGGAGGCCACCCGCCGTTACATCGAGGAACAGCGGGACCTCGACAAGGCGGCCAAGGGCTACGACCCGCGGAAGCTGCTGCTGCCGGGGACCGAAGCCATCACGGCGAAGATGAAGGAAATGATTGCCTGGCTGGGAACCCCGAGCCTGGTGACGGCATAG
- the tpiA gene encoding triose-phosphate isomerase, protein MRKPFIIANWKMNKNVQESVEFAKAMQDAVPLGEDVGIAAQALALYSMRAAIGDSPLRIIAQNAGSQPSGAQTGEISIESLADAGVSHVILGHLERRLLFHESNEEISKKVATALQFGVTPIICTDEEKIQVTIDGEQHYFFHQLTSILQGLSPKQMRRVIISYEPRYAVGAKQAASPDMAETACWQIRQSIADHFGAAVANEVRILYGGSVTPQNIYGIVSQPDVDGTLIGRASLNVQSFLQMVNCFQAAKQQKLTAI, encoded by the coding sequence ATGAGAAAACCATTTATTATTGCAAACTGGAAAATGAATAAAAATGTCCAAGAATCCGTTGAATTTGCCAAAGCGATGCAAGACGCCGTGCCACTGGGTGAGGATGTCGGCATCGCCGCCCAGGCGCTGGCCCTCTACAGCATGCGGGCGGCAATCGGGGACTCCCCGCTGCGGATCATTGCCCAAAACGCGGGCAGCCAACCGTCTGGTGCCCAGACCGGTGAAATCAGTATCGAGAGCCTGGCCGACGCCGGCGTGTCCCACGTCATCCTGGGGCACCTGGAACGGCGGCTGCTCTTCCACGAGTCGAATGAGGAAATCAGCAAGAAAGTGGCGACCGCCCTGCAGTTCGGCGTGACCCCGATCATCTGCACCGATGAAGAAAAGATCCAGGTGACGATCGACGGCGAGCAGCACTACTTCTTCCACCAATTGACCAGCATCCTGCAGGGGCTTTCGCCAAAGCAGATGCGGCGGGTCATCATTTCCTACGAGCCGCGCTATGCGGTCGGGGCCAAGCAAGCCGCCAGTCCCGACATGGCGGAGACGGCCTGCTGGCAGATTCGCCAATCGATTGCCGATCACTTCGGCGCCGCGGTGGCCAATGAAGTCCGGATCCTCTACGGTGGCAGCGTTACTCCCCAGAACATTTACGGGATCGTCAGCCAGCCGGACGTGGACGGAACCCTGATCGGCCGGGCCAGCCTGAACGTGCAGAGCTTCCTGCAGATGGTCAACTGCTTCCAAGCAGCTAAGCAGCAAAAATTAACAGCAATTTAA
- a CDS encoding ATP-binding protein has protein sequence MFVRNLQLDQLEKYADSQLIKVISGVHRSGKTVLLQQLKDRLRRQGVSNDQFQFIRFGQQLASGADLWNTIESRLVAGKPNYLLLDEFDYLPEIIPLLQRLLKDGRANVFITAASRSFLKRLAPLEERCVTIPVLPLGFAEFCQYRNLPASSHSLYQYLNRGGFPFAQEVHGSLELANYLDGVVNTAIVSGFSQPGTLCNPFLTKQLAIFLAGQVGSPVNVSQAVTGLKRAGIPASNKTLATYLGFLQDVFLFYPCHELNPATNKVKPTNVKYYPVDLSLRNFWTNQKGVLSQTNLEALLFIELVRRGYRVYAGKHCTFIAERDSERSYIQFVYSLRNQRAYDRAAAGLAALPDSAKRSLIVMQAPEMFEVNPAIRPLALLDWLCQPEQS, from the coding sequence ATGTTTGTACGAAATTTACAACTAGACCAATTAGAAAAATATGCCGATTCTCAGCTGATCAAGGTCATCAGTGGGGTCCACCGTTCCGGCAAAACGGTTTTACTACAGCAACTCAAGGACCGCTTACGGCGGCAGGGAGTCAGCAACGACCAGTTTCAATTTATCCGCTTCGGCCAGCAGCTGGCCAGCGGGGCAGATCTCTGGAACACGATTGAATCCCGGCTGGTAGCAGGGAAGCCGAACTACCTCCTGCTCGACGAGTTCGACTACCTGCCCGAAATCATCCCCCTCCTGCAGCGGCTATTAAAGGACGGCCGGGCCAACGTCTTCATCACCGCGGCGAGCCGGTCGTTTTTGAAACGCCTGGCCCCCTTAGAGGAGCGGTGCGTGACGATTCCGGTCCTGCCGCTGGGCTTTGCCGAATTCTGCCAATACCGGAACCTGCCGGCCAGCAGCCACAGCCTCTACCAGTACCTCAACCGCGGTGGTTTTCCCTTTGCCCAGGAGGTTCACGGTTCCCTGGAGCTGGCCAACTACCTCGATGGAGTGGTCAACACCGCCATCGTCAGCGGCTTCAGCCAGCCGGGAACCCTCTGCAATCCCTTCCTCACTAAGCAGCTGGCCATCTTCCTTGCCGGGCAGGTCGGCAGTCCGGTCAACGTCAGCCAGGCGGTCACCGGCCTCAAGCGCGCCGGCATTCCCGCCTCGAACAAGACGCTGGCAACCTACCTCGGCTTTCTCCAGGACGTCTTCCTCTTTTATCCCTGCCACGAGCTCAACCCGGCTACCAACAAGGTCAAGCCCACCAACGTCAAGTACTACCCGGTCGACCTAAGCCTCCGCAATTTTTGGACAAACCAAAAAGGAGTGCTTTCCCAAACGAATTTGGAAGCACTCCTCTTCATCGAACTGGTCCGCCGCGGCTATCGGGTGTATGCCGGCAAGCATTGCACCTTCATCGCCGAGCGCGATTCAGAACGATCCTATATTCAATTTGTCTATTCCCTGCGCAACCAGCGCGCCTACGACCGGGCCGCAGCCGGTCTGGCCGCACTGCCGGACTCGGCCAAGCGATCCCTGATCGTCATGCAGGCTCCGGAGATGTTCGAAGTCAACCCAGCCATCCGGCCGCTCGCCCTGCTCGACTGGCTTTGCCAGCCGGAGCAATCCTAG